In Procambarus clarkii isolate CNS0578487 chromosome 5, FALCON_Pclarkii_2.0, whole genome shotgun sequence, the following are encoded in one genomic region:
- the LOC138351688 gene encoding uncharacterized protein has product MTAVDMTAVDMTAVDMTAVDMTAVDMTAVDMTVVDMTAVDMTAQDMTAVDMTAVDMTAVDMTAVDMTAVDMTAVDMTAVDMTAVDMTAVDMTALDMTAVDMTVVDMTAVDMTALDMTAVDMTTVYIYISQGKN; this is encoded by the coding sequence ATGACAGCAGTGGACATGACGGCAGTGGACATGACAGCAGTGGACATGACGGCAGTGGACATGACAGCAGTAGACATGACAGCAGTAGACATGACAGTAGTGGACATGACAGCAGTGGACATGACAGCACAGGACATGACAGCAGTGGACATGACAGCAGTAGACATGACAGCAGTAGACATGACAGCAGTGGACATGACGGCAGTAGACATGACAGCAGTAGACATGACAGCAGTAGACATGACAGCAGTAGACATGACAGCAGTAGACATGACAGCACTGGACATGACAGCAGTAGACATGACAGTAGTGGACATGACAGCAGTAGACATGACAGCACTGGACATGACAGCAGTGGACATGACaacagtatacatatatataagccAAGGCAAGAATTAA
- the LOC138351697 gene encoding keratin-associated protein 6-2-like → MSAAGYNSDYSSGYSSGYSSGYSSGCSSGYSSGYSSGYSSGYSSGYSSGYSSGCSSGYSSGYSSGYSSGYSSGYSSGYSSGYSSGYNSGYSSDYSSDYSSDYSSGCSSGYSSDYSSGYSSGYSSGYSSAYSSGYSSGCSSGYSSDYSSGYSSGYSSGYSSGYSSGYSSGYSSGYSSGYSSGCSSGYSSGCSLGYSSDYSSGYSSDYSSGYSSGTGNNESFFPPGSSTTFSYRLRKKYREVLTSHRDY, encoded by the coding sequence ATGTCAGCTGCAGGCTACAACTCTGACTACAGCTCTGGCTACAGCTCTGGCTACAGCTCTGGCTACAGCTCTGGCTGCAGCTCAGGCTACAGCTCTGGCTACAGCTCTGGCTACAGCTCTGGCTACAGCTCTGGCTACAGCTCAGGCTACAGCTCTGGCTGCAGCTCAGGCTACAGCTCTGGCTACAGCTCTGGCTACAGCTCTGGCTACAGCTCTGGCTACAGCTCTGGCTACAGCTCTGGCTACAGCTCTGGCTACAACTCTGGCTACAGCTCTGACTACAGCTCTGATTACAGCTCTGACTACAGCTCTGGCTGCAGCTCAGGCTACAGCTCTGACTACAGCTCTGGTTACAGCTCTGGCTACAGCTCTGGCTACAGCTCTGCCTACAGCTCTGGCTACAGCTCTGGCTGCAGCTCAGGCTACAGCTCTGACTACAGCTCTGGTTACAGCTCTGGCTACAGCTCTGGCTACAGCTCTGGCTACAGCTCTGGCTACAGCTCTGGCTACAGCTCTGGCTACAGCTCTGGCTACAGCTCTGGCTGCAGCTCAGGCTACAGCTCTGGCTGCAGCTTAGGCTACAGCTCTGATTACAGCTCTGGCTACAGCTCTGACTACAGCTCTGGCTACAGCTCTGGCACTGGGAATAACGAGTCTTTTTTTCCTCCTGGTAGTTCAACTACCTTTTCGTACAGGCTTAGAAAAAAATATCGGGAAGTTTTAACTAGTCATCGAGATTATTAA